The sequence below is a genomic window from Echeneis naucrates chromosome 13, fEcheNa1.1, whole genome shotgun sequence.
TTGGTGCAGGTAAAAGCTGGAGAAGATGTGAGGGAGGGCAGAACGGGGAAGTGTgtgggaaaaggaaagaggagggaggaggaagagggaagaggaggtgaggaagggTCTAATACTAATGTCCAGGTTGCGGCCCAGCTGTCCGCTCTCAGCTGAGTTCGTCCTCCGCATTGTGCTGGTCCAGCAGTTTGACGTGTGTGAAGGGAAAGTGGCCACGTTTGCCTTTGCATTCCCCCTCCCACTGGCCGTTCACGTTAATTTTGGTCACCTTCACCATATCGCCCACCTggggagggagggcagagaggaaaagtgaGAGAGCGCAGAGATATACACAGAAGACCGCAAAGTAAAAAACATACAGATCAATCCAACGTGCTTTCAAACCCAATGCTGGAAGAATTCCCTGATTAATCCTAAACACTAATAATCAAAAATAGTAGTCAAAATGCCAAATAATGATTCCAGCTGTTTCAGCTTCACAGACAGTATCTTTTTCTTCAGTTATTATTTAAGCTAGAACACAACTGCAGCcaatagttttctttttctgtttgcctCTGGTTGGGAAACGAGTGAGAGGAAGACCGGAAagctgaggagggagggggagagagagagagaaagaggggtcGACATGCAGCAAAGAGCCCATTTTCACTATCTATTCATCAGCTGGTTATGttcctgtttgtttatgtgtagTTTGGCAACGCAGCGATATTTACTTCAATGCCATTTCTGACAAATAAGCAATAAATCCACTCAGTCAAGACCTGAACAGAAAGAGacttgaaagacaaaaagataaatTTATTGTTGAATTGATTCGTCATGAGAGCACTTGCGCCGGGAAATTCTCTGTatgatttgaaaaatattcaaagaaGGCGATGTGGTGATGTGAAAATATTCTTTAGCTGCAGCACGGCTGTCAGGAGGAAGCAGCTCTGATAATAGTGGAGAGGAGCGGCTGCTCCCGTGTCACTGAACCTGAGCAAACAAAAGATCAACGGCCGGTTCCAAAGTCCAGATCTATCCGAGTGACGGCTGAACAGTCAGGGGGGTTAAACGTTCAAAGACAATATCATCAGTTTGATAACCTGTTACCACCTCCGACAATCCTCTCGGGTTAAATGTGTAACTGGCAGCGTTTGTACTACACACCGTGTCCCACATATGAGACTGTTAATTATGAGTTCCCGTTTCGCCACATAACGCAGCTGCACAGTCCACACAGAATATAAAATAACTACAGCAATTAAGATGTCCGACAGCTGAATAGCTCTGCATTTCCTGCAGtggtttcctgtttttcactGTAGTATcctaaatttttatttttttccccatcaaagacagctgctgcagctaacaattattttcatcattaagGAAACTTCAAGTATTTTTGTTCAATGTCAAATCTCATTTTCAAATGCTTCCTTTTGTCTGTTTGACATTCAAAGAGGATTTTTTCCAAGAGCAAAGTGAAAATTATCATAAGAAGTACTGAAATTGAACTTAAAAATAGAGAGATGAAAATGCTTGGGGTACACAGCATGGGGACTTACATTTGAGATTTGATTTTAGttcacattatttaaaaaagcccccaaaacacacaacgATAAAGGATATAAAGGGTCAAACACTGTATTTGTTTAAGGATATTCTACATCTGTAACTATATGTGAAGTTTTAAAACGTATCCACCTACAAGTCAAAAAACAGATGCCGGTATAAAAATAAGCTGCTAACAAACTGAGCTGGAGAAGAGCTGATCTTTAATATTCAGCAGACCAAATCAAagatatttaatttgaatatgCAGACATACAATCACAATTATTTGGATAACTGTTTCAGCTCCAATCATATATGATGCAAAATGTGTCAGAAATTAACTAAAAACTCAACGTGACTCTACTTGCatgttctgctgcagctgctgtttgtgtgtgtgatatgtgGGTCGCTCACAACACTGTTAGGACACAGTTTCATTGTTGTCACAGAGGGTGTACCTGGAGTAGAATGAACTCAGGATTAGTGATGGATAAGACTTCACGCAGCACATGTGTGTGGGCTGCATGAAGTCCTGGTTGACCTGCAGTTTGACTCATCGTAGTTTTCAAAAGGTGGAGCACTGATACATCTACAGAGCGAGTATTCAGAGTCCAGCCTAATTATGTAACAAGCCACATCCATTTGACACAtactgtcctcagctgtttgCTCATCTACTGGGTCGTCATTGTATCTGTCCGTTAGTGCAGCCCAATTATTTCCAATGGTAGTTGAAGTGTAATTATTAAGATTATAGGAATGTTTGTATTTTCGCTGCCTTTATCGCAAACTATATGTATGAACTTCAAGCTTATGATTAAAAGAAGACTTTAAGTTAATCTTCCTGAACGCCTGTAACTTCTGCCACAACTTCATGTTGCTGGGAGATTTCTTGTTTAAGAATTTAGAAAACACATACGACCACACAAACCAGAGATTAAGAAACAAGACCATAAGTTAGTTTTGGTTGCTGAAGATAAAGAGAGGCCTTCACAATCAGTTGGTTTTATGAAGACGACACAAGGAAACTGGAGCTAATTATTAACTGTCCAGTTCCACCTTGCTGAGTCATTACTGACTGACTTGAGTGGAGAAAACGAGCAGTTTCACACAAGTCAAAGCCAGAGAAGTCTACTGCAGGTGGGAGTGGTAGAAACCAGCTCATCTACCTGGAATATGCAGAAGTAAACTTTCAACagcagcaagaagaagaagaagaagaagaaatggatgGCTAAGATTAGAGAAGTCAGAGCCGGGCTCTGTGTTGGTATCTTTAGCAGCAGAgtccagcagagcaggagaaacaAGAGCATGGTCTGTCTTAAAGCCTCACTCCTGGCTCAGCTGGACTCCTGGCTTCACAGAGACTAAAGGAAATGGTCCTGTTCCCAAACACAAACTATTTCCTTCCCCCAACGACCTGCTCCGTGGGAGCATTGCTCTCGCTTCCGGACAGTTTAACAGTCCAGCTACCGTTAGCAGGGAGCAGAGCATCACAACAGCTTTCATGTTTGGGTCCCTTCTCATCTTTGACTATTTGGCTCAAAGATGAAACGGAGTCCAGAGCTGAAAGTTGAAGTCAGGGAGTTAGTTAATGAACATGGACAGACTCTACAAGGGTCGGAGTTACTGTCAGTGCTCTCCATGGTGGAGATATTAAATGATGAGATTATCTACAAACATGCTTAGGAGGCTTGCTGAGCACTTTCTGACCTCGATTCCTGCtcaacaaacacagaggaagaaataatCAAAAGTACAATAGGAAAGAAAAGCCAAAGAATGTGAGCTCAGACTTGATAAGCTTACTGGGCTGGTCCTACATCCTTCTTTGCTAAatgtctcttttcctctttgttaaGAGGATGCATTAAGTCAAGGAAAAACCACCACACGGGTCCATATTTACCTCTAAGGCCAGGGCAGTCTTGTCATAGGCATTGGGCACCCTCTTCTGTATGGCCCTGGCATAGACAGGTCCGTTCTGGAGATTTGGTAGCGGGGTGGGCTGGGCGTACTGACTGGGGTCTCCCAGAAGGGGGGCGCCAGCCTGAGCTGCAGAGCCGTCAGAATTGCCTAGCATCCCCATCACTCCTGGAGGCCCCCCAGGCATGCCGGGCCCCGCCACCGAACTCGGAGACGACGGCCTGTACTTCTCCACGTACGGCACTGGGATCATCCCTGCCCGGCCCTCTGAGTTCTGGGCATTCCACCACTGCTCCTCCGGCTTCTCCAGAACTCGGAGAATATCGCCCTTCCTAAATGGGAGATCCTCTTCATCGTTGCCGGGGAAATCAAAAAGTGCTCGGACATACTCGTCTTCCAGGCGTGGCGGGGGGCCACCGCCGGGGCCGACGCTGATGAAGGAGGTGTGTTTGGACTTGTTGATGGGTTCTATCAAGGTGGTGGTGTCCAAGTAGTGGATTTTATAGAATTCTAGCAAAGCAGGGAGAGCTTCAAACTCCTGGTCGCCAATACGGAATCTCGGATGGACCAAACCTGGTGAGAATGAGGGAAGAAGGTGGAGGAGTTAGAGAGACAAATCAATGCGATCTCTTTTCCCAAAATAACCAGCTCCTCTCGAAGATCAGAAGCCAGTTTATTTCTGTAACCAAGCGTGACAGTGGTGATTTCCAGAATGACAAGGACGGgttttttgtttccttattttgcatttctttcctttcctccaatCTTTTAGCAAGAAGGAAATATAATGTTCTGCTGCATTTCCCAcgcatgaaaaaaaagaaaaaaccaaaaccccagcagaggcagaaaacaaaCGTCTGGTCAAACTCTATTAGCACCTGGTGATGAGACAGACTAACATTTACAACTCTTCCAGGCTCAGCTGATAGATTGGACTCTTTCTCATGGTGCACCGGTCCAGAGCTCCCAGTGACACACACCGCCCACCACAGCGAGTCTGTCACAGAAAAACGATGTACTGGAACAATGTGCCGAGCAGCATCTCCGTGCATCCTTAGAAATCAGCCCCACATTAATGCAGATCAGCCCGGCCTGCCGTTCTCCAtaaccactgtgtgtgtgtgtgtgtgtgtgtgtgtgtgtgtgtgtgtgctgggggggggggggcactagAAAAAAGGCACTATTGCGCATCCGCTTTGGTGCAAGTCATGCAAGAATGGTC
It includes:
- the crk gene encoding adapter molecule crk isoform X2 gives rise to the protein MAGNFDAEDRGSWYWGRLSRQEAVSLLQGQRHGVFLVRDSITSPGDYVLSVSENSKVSHYIINSLVHPRFRIGDQEFEALPALLEFYKIHYLDTTTLIEPINKSKHTSFISVGPGGGPPPRLEDEYVRALFDFPGNDEEDLPFRKGDILRVLEKPEEQWWNAQNSEGRAGMIPVPYVEKYRPSSPSSVAGPGMPGGPPGVMGMLGNSDGSAAQAGAPLLGDPSQYAQPTPLPNLQNGPVYARAIQKRVPNAYDKTALALEVGDMVKVTKINVNGQWEGECKGKRGHFPFTHVKLLDQHNAEDELS
- the crk gene encoding adapter molecule crk isoform X1; this encodes MAGNFDAEDRGSWYWGRLSRQEAVSLLQGQRHGVFLVRDSITSPGDYVLSVSENSKVSHYIINSISNNRQSGPGLVHPRFRIGDQEFEALPALLEFYKIHYLDTTTLIEPINKSKHTSFISVGPGGGPPPRLEDEYVRALFDFPGNDEEDLPFRKGDILRVLEKPEEQWWNAQNSEGRAGMIPVPYVEKYRPSSPSSVAGPGMPGGPPGVMGMLGNSDGSAAQAGAPLLGDPSQYAQPTPLPNLQNGPVYARAIQKRVPNAYDKTALALEVGDMVKVTKINVNGQWEGECKGKRGHFPFTHVKLLDQHNAEDELS
- the crk gene encoding adapter molecule crk isoform X3, yielding MAGNFDAEDRGSWYWGRLSRQEAVSLLQGQRHGVFLVRDSITSPGDYVLSVSENSKVSHYIINSLVHPRFRIGDQEFEALPALLEFYKIHYLDTTTLIEPINKSKHTSFISVGPGGGPPPRLEDEYVRALFDFPGNDEEDLPFRKGDILRVLEKPEEQWWNAQNSEGRAGMIPVPYVEKYRPSSPMMGMLGNSDGSAAQAGAPLLGDPSQYAQPTPLPNLQNGPVYARAIQKRVPNAYDKTALALEVGDMVKVTKINVNGQWEGECKGKRGHFPFTHVKLLDQHNAEDELS